From Pseudovibrio sp. Tun.PSC04-5.I4, a single genomic window includes:
- a CDS encoding PilZ domain-containing protein, whose protein sequence is MLPVPKLLEMENRNHTRHTCHWPAVLLVEAFNRSCVIEDISNSGCRLLVNTGKLTANMSVSIQVPMRRLSFTGMIIWLHCEEAGIKFTSKPGRL, encoded by the coding sequence ATGTTACCTGTACCGAAATTATTGGAGATGGAAAACCGCAATCATACGCGGCATACCTGCCATTGGCCTGCAGTTTTACTGGTGGAAGCCTTCAACCGATCCTGCGTAATTGAAGATATCAGCAACAGCGGGTGTAGGCTCCTCGTGAACACTGGGAAATTGACCGCAAACATGAGCGTCAGCATTCAGGTTCCAATGCGCAGACTGTCCTTTACCGGTATGATCATCTGGCTGCATTGCGAAGAAGCAGGTATCAAATTCACCTCGAAACCCGGTCGTTTGTAG
- a CDS encoding diacylglycerol kinase family protein: MGDQLPSSPQNTTRIKSRKNKRVLILANPTATSFRFQRITEIVKHLEEAGLKVDLRLTERASEIGETCADPDLDVDILAVAGGDSSVSEAASAMLGRGMKPHLAIIPFGTANVLAHELGMPTTPKEIARTISAGKVQKLHNGFANGRPFFLSTSTGFDAEVVHVVPLRLKRRYGRLAYLFIAMQLAFSRRKGNFKVRADEEELQCAMAMVTNGRYYAGKNLVAPDASILTKQLHLLTFKEDSVWALFKYVCRLLTGTLSKSSNVEIRSVKTARIDAYRAAAVQIDGEPFGGTPLEITVGDRELTVITN, from the coding sequence ATGGGAGATCAACTCCCCTCCTCCCCGCAGAATACGACACGGATAAAGTCGCGCAAAAACAAGCGCGTGCTTATTCTTGCAAACCCGACAGCCACTTCATTCCGGTTTCAACGCATCACTGAAATTGTGAAGCATCTGGAAGAGGCTGGCTTGAAGGTGGACCTGAGGCTCACCGAGCGTGCCAGCGAGATTGGAGAGACGTGTGCCGATCCTGATCTGGACGTGGATATATTGGCAGTTGCTGGCGGTGATTCATCTGTCAGCGAGGCCGCCTCTGCCATGCTGGGCCGAGGAATGAAACCGCATCTGGCGATTATTCCGTTTGGAACTGCAAACGTGCTTGCCCATGAACTGGGCATGCCAACTACGCCGAAAGAAATTGCAAGAACCATAAGTGCAGGCAAAGTGCAGAAACTCCACAACGGTTTTGCAAATGGACGCCCGTTCTTTCTCTCCACGTCTACTGGCTTTGATGCGGAAGTTGTGCATGTCGTTCCCTTGCGTCTGAAGCGACGGTATGGGCGCCTCGCCTATCTCTTCATTGCAATGCAGCTGGCGTTTTCCCGCCGCAAAGGCAATTTCAAAGTGCGCGCTGATGAAGAAGAACTGCAATGTGCGATGGCGATGGTGACCAATGGTCGTTATTACGCCGGCAAAAATCTAGTGGCACCTGACGCCTCCATTCTAACAAAGCAGCTGCACCTTTTGACCTTTAAAGAAGACAGTGTATGGGCTTTGTTCAAGTACGTCTGCCGCCTCTTAACAGGGACGCTTTCAAAATCCAGCAATGTGGAGATCCGTAGCGTCAAAACAGCCCGCATTGACGCCTATCGGGCTGCAGCTGTGCAGATTGATGGTGAGCCATTTGGAGGCACCCCGCTTGAGATAACTGTCGGTGATCGTGAGCTAACAGTCATCACCAACTAA
- the rnhA gene encoding ribonuclease HI, translating into MSDTTRVKIWTDGACSGNPGPGGWGVLLRFGEHEKELCGGERDTTNNRMELQAAIQALDSLKRACSVDLYTDSSYVKNGITQWMHNWKRKGWRTASNSPVKNAELWQLLDAAAQRHDVAWHWVKGHAGHEENEQADELARRGMKPFQSSR; encoded by the coding sequence ATGAGCGATACCACACGTGTAAAGATTTGGACCGATGGCGCATGCTCTGGCAATCCTGGTCCCGGCGGCTGGGGTGTTTTGCTGCGCTTCGGCGAGCATGAAAAAGAACTGTGCGGCGGTGAGCGTGATACCACCAACAACCGCATGGAATTACAAGCCGCTATTCAAGCACTCGACTCCTTGAAACGGGCGTGTTCGGTGGATCTTTACACCGATAGCTCCTACGTGAAAAACGGCATTACCCAGTGGATGCATAATTGGAAACGGAAGGGGTGGAGGACTGCCTCAAACTCTCCGGTAAAAAATGCAGAGCTGTGGCAGTTGCTGGATGCAGCCGCACAACGCCATGATGTGGCTTGGCACTGGGTGAAGGGTCACGCAGGCCATGAGGAAAACGAACAAGCTGATGAGCTTGCACGGAGGGGCATGAAACCCTTCCAATCCTCAAGATAA
- a CDS encoding homoserine kinase → MAVYTDVSDVELSAFIDRFNIGKLLSYKGIAEGVENTNYLVHTETGYYILTLYEKRVNPDDLPFFLGLMQHLAANGMTCPTPLIDGDGKMLGELAGRPAAMVTFLDGMWVRRPQLVHCSELGKGMARMHLAGADFEIKRPNSLSVDGWAPLLDASRDRAHEVKVGLAEELTEELNELLALWPKDLPSGVIHADLFPDNVFYLGKDLSGLIDFYFACNDAFAYDVAICINAWCFEPDGMFNVTKARALLEGYRSVRPFSEQEFDNLPLLCRGAALRFLLTRLYDWLSVPEGALVVPKDPLEYLHKLRFHRGVENAGAYGLDK, encoded by the coding sequence ATGGCTGTATATACCGATGTTTCCGATGTAGAGCTTAGCGCTTTCATCGACCGCTTCAACATTGGCAAATTGCTCTCCTACAAGGGCATTGCTGAAGGCGTTGAAAACACTAACTATCTGGTTCACACTGAGACGGGTTACTACATCCTGACGCTCTATGAGAAACGGGTTAATCCAGACGACCTGCCGTTTTTCCTTGGGCTCATGCAACACCTTGCCGCCAATGGCATGACCTGCCCGACACCTTTGATTGATGGCGATGGCAAGATGCTAGGTGAGCTCGCGGGCCGTCCTGCTGCTATGGTCACCTTTCTTGATGGCATGTGGGTTCGCAGACCGCAGCTGGTTCATTGCAGTGAACTTGGCAAGGGAATGGCACGCATGCACCTTGCTGGCGCTGACTTTGAGATCAAGCGCCCGAACTCACTCAGCGTTGATGGCTGGGCGCCTTTGTTGGATGCCAGCCGTGATCGTGCACATGAAGTGAAAGTGGGTCTTGCCGAGGAACTGACGGAAGAACTGAATGAGCTACTGGCGTTGTGGCCAAAGGATCTGCCAAGCGGTGTGATCCATGCTGATTTATTCCCGGATAACGTTTTTTATCTCGGTAAAGACCTATCAGGTCTGATTGACTTCTACTTTGCCTGCAATGACGCGTTTGCCTATGATGTGGCGATCTGCATCAATGCATGGTGTTTTGAGCCGGATGGCATGTTCAATGTCACCAAAGCCCGGGCACTGTTGGAAGGGTACCGCAGTGTACGCCCCTTCAGCGAACAAGAATTTGATAATCTGCCACTGTTGTGTCGCGGTGCTGCTTTGCGTTTCCTGCTGACACGCCTTTATGACTGGCTGTCTGTGCCCGAAGGCGCATTGGTGGTTCCTAAAGATCCCCTTGAATACCTGCATAAACTTAGGTTCCATCGCGGCGTAGAAAACGCTGGCGCATACGGGTTGGACAAATGA
- the ispH gene encoding 4-hydroxy-3-methylbut-2-enyl diphosphate reductase: protein MQVSPTPKAPIKVLLCAPRGFCAGVDRAIQIVDLALEKYGAPVYVRHEIVHNKYVVESLRNKGAVFVEELDEIPDNDRPVIFSAHGVPKSVPEVARSRNLFFLDATCPLVSKVHKEAILHDRRDREILLIGHKGHPEVVGTMGQLPEGRVSLIETAADARQFAPKTDRQLAWISQTTLSVDDTQEIVEILEERFPTITKPHKDDICYATTNRQHAVKHIAPQCDAMIVVGAPNSSNSKRLREVGERAGCEKAYLIQRASEICWGDFEGVKTLGITAGASAPEILVEEIVEAFRLHFDVTLETVTTAEENIAFNLPKELRATPLVGETRPAE, encoded by the coding sequence ATGCAGGTTTCGCCGACCCCAAAGGCACCGATCAAAGTTCTTCTTTGCGCTCCACGCGGTTTTTGTGCCGGTGTTGATCGCGCAATCCAGATTGTGGACCTTGCCCTTGAGAAGTACGGCGCGCCAGTTTACGTGCGCCACGAGATCGTTCACAACAAATATGTGGTGGAATCTCTTCGTAACAAAGGTGCTGTTTTCGTTGAGGAATTAGACGAAATTCCAGATAATGACCGTCCTGTGATCTTCTCTGCGCATGGGGTGCCAAAGTCTGTTCCTGAAGTTGCGCGTTCGCGTAATCTGTTCTTCCTTGATGCGACTTGTCCGCTGGTTTCCAAGGTGCATAAAGAAGCGATTCTGCATGACAGACGTGACCGCGAAATATTGCTGATCGGCCACAAAGGACACCCTGAGGTTGTGGGAACAATGGGTCAACTCCCCGAGGGGCGTGTGAGCCTTATTGAAACAGCGGCGGATGCACGTCAGTTTGCACCGAAAACAGACAGACAATTAGCGTGGATATCACAAACCACACTATCTGTTGATGACACACAAGAGATCGTCGAAATACTTGAAGAGCGGTTCCCGACCATCACCAAACCGCACAAAGATGACATCTGCTACGCCACCACAAACCGTCAGCACGCGGTAAAGCATATTGCGCCGCAGTGCGATGCAATGATTGTCGTTGGTGCGCCAAACTCCTCCAATTCCAAACGCCTGCGTGAAGTGGGTGAGCGGGCTGGCTGTGAAAAGGCATACCTTATTCAACGAGCCTCCGAGATATGTTGGGGCGATTTTGAAGGCGTAAAGACCCTCGGCATCACTGCTGGCGCGTCTGCACCTGAGATTCTTGTCGAAGAAATTGTTGAAGCCTTCCGTCTGCATTTTGATGTGACACTGGAAACGGTTACAACAGCAGAAGAAAATATTGCATTCAATCTACCGAAAGAGTTGCGGGCTACTCCCCTTGTGGGCGAAACAAGACCTGCTGAATAG
- the gcvT gene encoding glycine cleavage system aminomethyltransferase GcvT: MAESADLLQTPLFDLHNELGAKMVPFAGYGMPVQYPLGVLKEHLFTRESAGLFDVSHMGQAFLIGPDHATTAAALETLVPSNMKELKPGKQRYTVLLNDNGCIIDDLMVSRPPAAEDDGRLMLVVNAACKDNDYKVIAAALPDNVKLEIVEDRALIALQGPKAAEVMVLHAPEAADMGFMDSRPLEFDGISVIASRSGYTGEDGYEISIPAGAAEAVAKALLADDRVEAIGLGARDSLRLESGLCLYGHDIDENTTPVEGNITFCMQKRRKEAGDFPGGERVLKQLADGVPNLRVGLKLDGRAPAREGADIRVPGTEEIIGRVTSGGFAPTLNAPIAMGYVAAHLGELGTELELVVRGRALTATVTGMPFVEQRYYRKPK; the protein is encoded by the coding sequence ATGGCTGAATCCGCTGATCTGCTACAAACACCGCTTTTCGATCTACATAATGAGCTGGGTGCCAAGATGGTGCCGTTCGCTGGCTACGGTATGCCGGTGCAGTACCCACTCGGCGTTCTCAAAGAACACCTCTTCACCCGCGAAAGCGCAGGCCTGTTTGACGTTTCCCACATGGGGCAGGCATTCCTCATCGGTCCAGATCATGCAACAACTGCTGCAGCTCTGGAAACGCTCGTTCCTTCCAACATGAAGGAACTGAAGCCGGGCAAGCAGCGTTACACTGTACTGCTGAACGACAATGGCTGCATCATTGATGACCTCATGGTCTCCCGCCCACCTGCTGCTGAAGACGATGGCCGTTTGATGCTGGTTGTAAATGCTGCCTGCAAAGACAACGACTACAAAGTCATCGCGGCTGCTCTTCCTGACAATGTGAAGCTTGAGATTGTTGAAGACCGCGCCTTGATCGCGCTTCAAGGGCCAAAAGCTGCCGAAGTTATGGTGCTGCACGCTCCGGAAGCTGCCGACATGGGCTTCATGGATTCCCGTCCACTGGAGTTTGACGGCATTTCCGTTATCGCCTCCCGCTCTGGTTACACCGGTGAAGACGGTTATGAGATCTCCATTCCAGCTGGTGCCGCAGAAGCAGTTGCCAAAGCATTGCTTGCAGATGACCGGGTAGAAGCCATTGGCCTTGGTGCACGTGACAGCCTCCGCCTTGAATCCGGCTTATGCCTCTACGGTCACGACATTGACGAAAACACAACACCGGTAGAAGGCAATATCACCTTCTGCATGCAAAAACGCCGCAAAGAAGCTGGCGATTTTCCGGGCGGTGAACGTGTTCTCAAACAGCTTGCTGATGGTGTTCCAAACTTACGGGTTGGCCTGAAGCTGGATGGCCGTGCACCAGCACGGGAAGGCGCAGACATTCGCGTGCCGGGCACCGAAGAAATAATCGGTCGCGTCACATCGGGTGGATTTGCACCAACGCTCAATGCTCCAATCGCCATGGGATACGTTGCGGCGCATCTTGGAGAGCTTGGCACGGAGCTGGAGCTTGTCGTTCGTGGCCGTGCACTGACAGCCACAGTAACAGGCATGCCATTTGTTGAGCAGCGCTACTACCGCAAACCAAAATAA
- the gcvH gene encoding glycine cleavage system protein GcvH yields MTTYFTTDHEWLKVEDGVATVGITNFAQAQLGDVVYVELPETGKTLAQGDDAAVVESVKAASEVYAPVDGEIVEGNELLVEEPAKVNEDSEGVAWFFKIKLGNVAQLDVLMNEAEYKAFVETL; encoded by the coding sequence ATGACTACATATTTCACGACAGACCACGAATGGCTGAAAGTTGAAGACGGCGTTGCAACCGTTGGTATTACCAATTTCGCACAGGCTCAGTTGGGCGATGTTGTGTACGTAGAGCTGCCAGAAACTGGCAAAACTCTCGCACAAGGTGATGACGCAGCCGTTGTTGAATCCGTGAAAGCAGCTTCTGAAGTTTATGCTCCAGTTGATGGCGAAATCGTAGAGGGCAACGAACTCCTCGTCGAAGAACCTGCAAAGGTCAATGAGGATTCGGAGGGCGTTGCATGGTTCTTCAAAATCAAACTCGGCAATGTTGCACAGCTGGATGTGCTGATGAACGAAGCTGAGTACAAGGCCTTCGTCGAAACGCTGTAA
- the gcvPA gene encoding aminomethyl-transferring glycine dehydrogenase subunit GcvPA has protein sequence MRYLPLSDNDRADMLARVGVSSIDELFADIPEAVRLEELTTLPRRKTEMQVERQLSKMANKNVSAGSLPFFVGAGAYKHHIPATVDHLIQRSEFLTSYTPYQPEIAQGTLQTLFEFQTQVANLTGMDVANASMYDGSTGTAEAVLMAHRVTRKKKAILSGGLHPQYREVVEGITRKLPGGSVVSLPADPMGTEDILAQIDDETSCVVVQSPSFYGQLIDLKPIAEKAHAHKALLIAVFTEVISLGLVESPGAQGADIVVGEGQSIGNPLTFGGPYVGLFATRQKYIRNMPGRLCGETTDAEGKRGFVLTLSTREQHIRRDKATSNICTNSGLCCLAFSIHMTLLGESGMTRLARINHMNAVKLADALATVEGVDVLNSFFFNEFTIRVPANANDVIEALAVNGVLGGVPVSRLDTSGGELDNLIVVASTEVNTDEDRAAYVEALKEVLA, from the coding sequence ATGCGGTATCTTCCGCTTTCAGACAACGACCGCGCTGACATGTTAGCGCGTGTCGGTGTAAGCTCAATCGATGAGTTGTTCGCCGATATTCCAGAGGCCGTTCGCCTTGAAGAACTGACAACATTGCCACGTCGCAAGACGGAAATGCAGGTAGAGCGACAGCTCTCCAAAATGGCAAACAAGAATGTCAGTGCTGGATCTCTCCCGTTCTTCGTAGGGGCCGGTGCCTATAAACACCACATTCCAGCAACAGTGGATCACCTGATCCAGCGCTCTGAGTTTTTGACCAGTTACACACCGTATCAGCCAGAAATTGCTCAGGGTACGCTGCAGACGCTCTTCGAATTCCAGACACAGGTGGCAAACCTGACTGGAATGGACGTTGCAAACGCCTCCATGTATGACGGCTCCACCGGGACCGCAGAAGCTGTGTTGATGGCGCACCGCGTCACCCGCAAGAAAAAAGCAATCCTCTCCGGTGGTCTGCATCCGCAGTACCGTGAGGTTGTGGAAGGCATTACACGCAAACTGCCGGGCGGTTCTGTTGTGTCTTTGCCAGCTGATCCAATGGGCACAGAAGATATTCTGGCGCAGATTGATGATGAGACCTCCTGTGTGGTTGTTCAGTCTCCATCCTTCTACGGCCAGTTGATTGATCTGAAGCCGATTGCAGAAAAAGCCCATGCCCACAAAGCCCTGCTGATTGCAGTCTTCACCGAAGTTATTTCCCTCGGTCTGGTTGAAAGCCCGGGCGCACAGGGCGCGGACATCGTGGTTGGCGAAGGCCAGTCCATCGGTAACCCGCTGACCTTCGGTGGTCCTTACGTTGGTCTGTTTGCGACACGTCAGAAATACATTCGCAACATGCCGGGTCGTCTGTGTGGTGAAACCACAGATGCAGAAGGCAAACGCGGCTTCGTGCTAACGCTCTCCACGCGTGAGCAGCATATTCGCCGTGATAAAGCGACTTCCAACATCTGCACCAACTCCGGTCTGTGTTGTTTGGCATTCTCCATTCATATGACCTTGCTGGGTGAAAGCGGTATGACCCGTCTTGCACGCATCAACCACATGAATGCAGTGAAGCTGGCAGATGCACTGGCAACCGTTGAAGGTGTTGACGTGCTCAACTCTTTCTTCTTCAACGAGTTCACCATTCGCGTTCCTGCAAATGCAAATGATGTGATTGAAGCTCTGGCAGTCAACGGCGTTCTTGGCGGTGTTCCTGTTTCCCGTCTGGATACATCCGGCGGCGAGTTGGACAATCTGATTGTTGTTGCAAGCACCGAAGTCAACACCGACGAAGACCGTGCTGCCTATGTGGAAGCTCTGAAGGAGGTGCTCGCATGA
- the gcvPB gene encoding aminomethyl-transferring glycine dehydrogenase subunit GcvPB, protein MTMVHQGRPTRAGEAGSPETHRTFTGNKALDMEEPLIFEIGHKDNCGVDLDDPEVFAPRLGTHQRETAIDLPGLSEPETMRHYVRLSRKNYAIDAGLYPLGSCTMKHNPRLNEKMARLPGFADIHPLQPISTVPGAFELISELADWLMELTGTNAVAMSPKAGAHGEQCGMMAIKHAIAARGEERSIVLVPESAHGTNPATASLVGYKVVSIPARDDGTVAVDAVIEKIKAHEGQIAALMLTNPNTCGLFEPEVIEIAKAVHDAGGYFYCDGANFTAIVGKAKPGDLGIDAMHINLHKTFSTPHGGGGPGSGPVVLSDRLAPYAPLPFIRKNGDELEVVETEDQLKEGEQPFGRMTAFHGQMGMYVRALSYMQSHGSDGLKQASEDAVLNANYVRVGLQDVMSLPFGIKPCMHEVLFDDTFLKGSGISTLDFAKAMIDEGYHPMTMYFPLVVSGAMLIEPTESESRASLDLFVATLRDLVMSAKAGETSRFEGAPFLAPRRRLDETGAARNPILKWVPPVPSI, encoded by the coding sequence ATGACTATGGTTCATCAGGGTCGTCCGACCCGCGCTGGCGAAGCTGGCTCTCCAGAAACGCACCGCACCTTCACCGGCAACAAAGCGCTGGACATGGAAGAGCCGTTGATCTTCGAGATCGGCCACAAGGACAATTGCGGCGTTGATCTGGATGACCCGGAAGTGTTTGCACCGCGCCTTGGCACGCACCAGCGTGAAACTGCAATCGACCTTCCTGGTTTGTCCGAACCGGAAACAATGCGCCACTACGTGCGTCTGTCTCGTAAAAACTATGCAATTGATGCTGGCCTGTATCCACTTGGCTCCTGCACCATGAAGCATAACCCGCGCCTTAACGAAAAAATGGCGCGCCTGCCAGGATTTGCAGATATCCACCCGCTGCAACCAATCTCAACCGTTCCCGGTGCATTTGAGCTGATTTCGGAGCTGGCTGATTGGTTGATGGAACTGACAGGCACCAACGCTGTTGCAATGAGCCCGAAAGCCGGCGCGCATGGCGAACAGTGTGGCATGATGGCGATTAAACACGCTATTGCTGCCAGAGGCGAAGAACGCTCCATCGTTCTGGTTCCTGAAAGTGCCCACGGTACAAACCCGGCAACGGCCTCGCTGGTTGGGTACAAAGTTGTTTCCATTCCTGCACGCGATGACGGAACCGTTGCTGTAGATGCTGTGATCGAGAAAATTAAGGCCCACGAAGGTCAGATCGCAGCCCTCATGCTCACCAACCCGAACACATGTGGTTTGTTTGAGCCGGAAGTGATTGAAATTGCCAAGGCAGTTCATGATGCTGGCGGTTACTTCTACTGTGATGGTGCAAACTTCACCGCGATCGTTGGTAAAGCAAAACCGGGTGATCTTGGCATTGATGCCATGCACATCAACCTGCACAAAACCTTCTCCACACCGCATGGCGGTGGTGGCCCAGGTTCTGGTCCTGTTGTGCTTTCAGATCGGTTGGCCCCATACGCACCTCTTCCGTTCATTCGCAAAAATGGCGACGAGCTGGAAGTTGTTGAAACTGAAGACCAGTTGAAGGAAGGCGAACAGCCATTTGGCCGTATGACAGCCTTCCACGGTCAAATGGGCATGTATGTTCGCGCACTTTCCTACATGCAATCTCATGGCTCTGATGGCCTTAAACAGGCTTCTGAAGATGCTGTGCTCAACGCAAACTATGTCCGCGTTGGCCTTCAGGATGTCATGAGCCTTCCATTCGGCATTAAGCCTTGCATGCATGAAGTGCTCTTTGATGACACGTTCCTCAAGGGCTCCGGTATATCCACACTCGATTTTGCAAAAGCAATGATCGATGAAGGCTATCACCCAATGACCATGTACTTCCCGTTGGTGGTAAGTGGTGCAATGTTGATTGAGCCGACAGAAAGCGAAAGCCGAGCGTCTCTGGATCTGTTCGTAGCAACACTGCGTGATCTGGTGATGAGTGCAAAGGCTGGGGAAACCAGCCGCTTTGAAGGCGCACCGTTCCTTGCTCCTCGTCGCCGTCTGGATGAAACCGGTGCTGCGCGTAATCCAATTCTCAAATGGGTGCCACCTGTGCCATCCATTTGA